Sequence from the Bacillus thuringiensis genome:
TGACATTTTCTTTGCATTTCTATTACGTTACGACTCTTATATTTCTTTTTCAGTAAACTAGACTTATAATATAAAATGATACATATTATATTAAGAAAGGACTGTGATTACAAGGCATCATGAAAAAAATAATCATTATTTCTGCCACTACTATTGTAATCGGTATCACTTCTTTCGCTTACTTTAGTTCTAAATCACCACTACAAAATGAGGCGAAAGCCGTCGAAAGTCAACAGCATAGTAGTCACCAAAAAGAAGAGATTCCTGCTTTTCCAAAAGCTGATCATAATGCAAAGAAGCTAGACAATGATTTTTCTGTTGTAACAAATCCAGAGTCTAATCTTGTCTTAGTTAATAAACATCGAAAACTACCAGACGGATACACACCTGAAGACTTAACAAGACCAAACGTACCATTTACTAGTCCAAAAGATAAAGAAAAAACGCTACTACGCAAAGATGCTGCAGATGCGCTTGAAAATATGTTTGAAGCGGCAAAGAAAGAAGGACTTGAACTTACAGCTGTATCTGGTTATCGTTCATACAAACGCCAAAAATCACTACATGATACATACGTTAGACGTCAAGGTAAAGCTGAAGCTGATTCAGTAAGTGCCATTCCTGGTACAAGTGAACATCAAACTGGTTTAGCAATGGATATTAGTTCAAAATCTGCAAAATTCCAATTAGAGCCTATTTTTGGAGAGACAGCCGAAGGCAAATGGGTGGCAAAACATGCGCATGAATTTGGCTTTGTCATTCGTTATTTAGAAGATAAAACAGAAACAACAGAATATGCATATGAACCGTGGCATTTGCGCTACGTTGGAAACCCATACGCTACATACATATATAAACATCATTTAACATTAGAAGAAGCGATGAAAGACAAAAAATAAGAGAGCAATTTGCTCTCTTATTTTTCTTTTACTCTATCATTGTAGTAATTTTCCCTTCCATTCTTCAGGCCACGGTTCGCCTCTTCCCGTTTTTTTCGATGCTTGAACCATCATTCCACGACCAACTAAACAAACTTCTCCTACCGCATTCTTCACCATATAATGTAAATCTAAAGAAGAATTCCCAACTGATCCCGCTTTTACATACACCTTCAACTCTTCATCAAAATATATTTGCTTAATAAAATTACATTGTAAATCTGCAACAACGATCATCGTTTCGGAAGATTCATGCGTCCATTCTTGCATAAATCCAAGTTCTTTAAACAATGCGATACGTGCTTCTTCAAAATAGGTAAAGGCAACGACATTATTTACATGCCCAAAC
This genomic interval carries:
- a CDS encoding M15 family metallopeptidase codes for the protein MKKIIIISATTIVIGITSFAYFSSKSPLQNEAKAVESQQHSSHQKEEIPAFPKADHNAKKLDNDFSVVTNPESNLVLVNKHRKLPDGYTPEDLTRPNVPFTSPKDKEKTLLRKDAADALENMFEAAKKEGLELTAVSGYRSYKRQKSLHDTYVRRQGKAEADSVSAIPGTSEHQTGLAMDISSKSAKFQLEPIFGETAEGKWVAKHAHEFGFVIRYLEDKTETTEYAYEPWHLRYVGNPYATYIYKHHLTLEEAMKDKK
- a CDS encoding acyl-CoA thioesterase, with amino-acid sequence MKRISYIEDFEQWESGFSFYNPVKVRFGEVDMFGHVNNVVAFTYFEEARIALFKELGFMQEWTHESSETMIVVADLQCNFIKQIYFDEELKVYVKAGSVGNSSLDLHYMVKNAVGEVCLVGRGMMVQASKKTGRGEPWPEEWKGKLLQ